Within Dysosmobacter sp. Marseille-Q4140, the genomic segment AGGCGGCCGTTGACCAGCACCCCCGCCCGGGAGCGGGCGTGGATGTCCCCCAGCTGGGTGTACCGGCGCAGCTGACTGCGGACGCGGGCCGCCAGCTCCTGGGGGTTGAAGGGCTTGGTGACGTAGTCGTCGGCCCCCATGGAAAGCCCCAGGATCTTGTCGGAGTCCTCGCTCTTGGCGGACAGGACGATCACCGGCAGGTTCCGCTTCTCCCGGATCCGCAGCAGGGCGGTGAGGCCGTCCAGCTTCGGCATCATCATGTCCAGCAAAATAAGGTCCACCGGCTTCGTCAGCGCCAGGTCCACGGCGGCGAGGCCGTCGGCGGCCTTCAGACACCGGTAGCCCTCCCGCTCCAGGGTGATGGCGATGGCCCCGGCGATCTCGGCGTCGTCGTCCACCACCAGAATCCATTCGTTCATGTCGCGTCCCTCCTTGAGCCAAGGTCAGTGTCCCACACAATTCTTACAGCGGTGTGGGGAAATCTCTTACGGATTTCTTACAAAAAACGGGGGCCTTCCGGTCCCCGATACGGCCGGAAAAGGGGCCGCGCCCCTTTTCCGGCAGCTTCATTTTTTCAGCGGCAGCGTCAGGATGAAGCGGGTGGAGGATGCGTCGCTCTCGGCCTTCAGGGTGCCCCTGTGCTCGGCGGCGATGGCGGCGGCGATGGGCAGCCCCAGGCCGAAGCCCGACTGCTCCCCCCGGGAATCGTCCGCCCGGTAGAACCGCTCAAACAGGCGGCTCAGCTGCTCCGGGGGGATGGGCGCGCCGGGGTTGGCCACGGTCAGCCGGGCCTGCCGGTCGGTTTTTCGCAGCGTCAGGGTGATGATGCCGCCGGCGGCGCCGTACTTGACGGCATTGTCCAGCAAAATGGCGATCACCTGCCGCAGCTTCTCCCGGTCTCCCAGCACCGTCACGTCCCCGGCCAGGTCCTCCCGCAGGGGCTTGCCCGCCTCAAAGGCCACCGGCTCGAAGGACAGTGCGCAGTCCGCCGCCACGTCGGTGAGGGACACCGTCTCCATCACCGCCGTGCGGACGGCGTTGTCCGCACGGGCCAGTGTCAGCATCTCCTCCACCAGGGATTTCATGCGCCCGGCCTCGGAGCGGATGTTGTCGCTCCACCGGGCGGGCCGGTCGGGCAGGTCCGCCGACTGGAGCATCTCCGCGTTGGAGAGGATCACCGTCAGAGGCGTTTTCAGCTCATGGGAGGCGTCGGAGAGGAACTGGCGCTGCTGGCGCCAGGCCCGCTCCACCGGCCGGGTGGCCCAGCGGGCCAGGAGGATGGACACGCCCAGAAGCAGCAGCAGCGACGCCGCGCCGATCTGGAAGTAGGAGCCCATCATCTCCCGCAGGGTGGCCTGCTCCATAGACATGTCCACAAAGGCCAGCTTCTGATACAGTCCGTTGTCCTGGCGGAGATAACGCAGGTTGTAGCTGTCGACGGTGCCCTCCGTCCGGTCCTGGGAGAGGCAGTCGGTGATGATGGCGGTCAGCTCCTCCGTGTCCTCCAGATTGGCGTAGGTACCGCCGGTGACATAGGCGCTGTACATGCCGCTGCTGCGCTGCCATACCTCCACGGTGAAGTAGGGCAGCTGGACCACCCGGTCCCCCAGGTCCAGCCCGATATCCGGCCGGGACAGGGCGTTGGAGGCGCTCTCCCGCAGCACCCGCTGGAGCACCTCCCGGCTGATGATCTGGATGTTCTGCTGGGCGGAGGCGTAGGCGGAGAAGAACACCACCGCCAGCACCGCCGTCACCATGACCATGCACATGGCCACAAATTTTACCTGCAATTTACGGATCATGGGCAGAACACCCCCTTTTTGTCGAAAAAAATGTGGAAAAGTGGAAATTTGGCCGGCCGGGTCAGGTTTCCGGCGCCTCCAGGCAGTAGCCCACCATGCGGATGGTGCGGATCTTCACGGCGGAGTGCAGATGCTCCAGCTTGCGCCGCAGGAAGGAGATGTAGACCTCCACGTTGTTGTCCTCGGCGTCGGACTCGTAGCCCCAGATCTTCAGCAGCAGCGTCTCCTTGGTGAGCACCTGCTTCTGGTTGAGCATCAGCAGCTCCATCATGTCGAACTCCTTGCGGCTCAGGCGCACGCTCCGCTCGGCGCAGGACAGGGAAAAGGTGCTCCGGTCCAGCCGCAGGTCGGCGCAGGTGAGGCCCTCGGTACCGGTGCGCAGCTCCGGCTGCCGCCGGATCAGAGCCCGGACGCAGGCCAGCAGCTCCCGGGGCTCGAAGGGCTTGGTGAGATAGTAGTCGGCGCCGCAGTCCAGGCCCTGGACCTTGTCAGAGACCTCGGACCGGGCCGTCAGCATCAGCACCGGCGTGGCGTCCCCGGCGGCGCGCAGCCGCCGCAGCACCGTGAACCCGTCCAGCTTGGGCAGCATCACGTCCAGCAGGATCACATCGTAGATGGCGCTGAGGGCGTTGTCCAGGCCCGTCTCGCCGTCGTGGCACACATCCACGGCATAGCCGTCCATCTCCAGCAGATCCCGCAGGGTCTCCGCAAGCCGTACCTCATCCTCTATGACCAGTACCCGCATGCACCATGCCTCCATTCCGGAAAATACCCATAAACGGGAAGGAAGAGTGTGTGCGGGAAACCCAGGAAGGGTTTCCTGCACAATTTCAATAAAGAGCTTTCAAAACGTTGAAAACGCTTTGAAAGCTACCTGATCTGTCAAAATTCTTTTTGACAGATCAGGGGGAGCCTTCGGCTCCCCCTGATTGTACCATGGGCCGGACGGCCTGGCAAGGTCACGCCGCGGTGTCGTCCGCCGCATCGGCGGTCTCCGCGGCGGCGTCCGCCGCCGTCAGGCCGTTCTGGGCGGCGTCCGCCGCCGTCAGGCCGTTCTGGGCGGCGGCAAACAGGGCGTCCACGCTGTCCAGATCCATCTGGTAGATGGTGGTGTCGTCGTCCACGCGGACGTAGCGGCCGTCGCCGTCCAGGTTCTCCGTGCCGAAGGCCAGCGTCAGGGTCTGCTCCGTGCCGCTGTCGGTGAGGTAGGTCATGGTGACGGTGACCGGCTCGTCAAAGCCGCAGATGCTCACCGCCTCGTCGGTGGGCTTGTAGTCCACGCACTTGGTGATGCTCAGGGCCTCCAGCTCGCCGATCAGGTCCGCGGCGGCGTCGGTCACGTCCTCCCCGCCGGATTTCCAGGTGACGGTGACGTTGCCGTCGGCGTCCTCGTCCTGGTCCGGCGTCAGGGTCACGGTCTCAGTGCCGGAGAGGGTCACGGAGAGGATCCGCTCCTCGGTCAGCAGGGGCAGCTCCGGCAGGGCGCACATGTCGTAGATGGCCTTGGACATGTAGGTGTACAGGGTGTCCGCAATGATGTAGACGGGGCTCTCCTGCCCGTTCATGAGCATGTAGTAGCTGGTGCCGTCGGTGGTGGCGTTGCCCAGGGCGAGGGTCAATGTCTCCCCCTCCGGGGTGGTGGCGGTGAGGGTGGCGAAGGGATCGTCCAGGCCGTAGGCCTCCAGGGTGTCGCCGTCGGTGATGGTCTGCTGGGGCTTGAGGGCGGTCAGCAGGTCCACGATGGCGGTGACGGTGGAGTCGTCCAGGGGGAACTCCGGGTCGTCGGCCCAGGTCCAGTTCCCGTTCTCGTCCAGGGCGAAGGACAGCGCGGTGGTGCCGTTGTCATAGCTGAGGGCGGAGTAGGCCGCCTCCTCCGTGATAACGCCGGCGGCCTCCGCCGCGGCGGCTTCCTCCTCGGCCTGGCGGGCGCTGCGGTCCTTCAGGGTGCGGACGATCAGCAGCACGGCGGCCAGCGCCGCCACCACGACGACCAGGGTCAGCAGGGTCTTTTTCTGGGATCGGTTCATGGGCGTATTCTCCTTTGTTGCAGCGGCGGGCGGGGCCCGCGCGGGATTTCCGTGGGACCCCGCCGGGGGTCCTTACAGCTTGCGGCGGCGCATCCAGCGGAGGAAGCCGCAGATCAGCAGCGCCGCCGGGATCACCAGGATGAACAGCAGCCCCCAGATGCCGGCGGTGGTGACGGTGTTCATGGGAACGGACAGGCTCACCGGCTCGATGGAGATGGCGGAGATGTCGTCAAAGCCCGCCAGCACGGCGGAGACGAACAAGTCGGTGTTGTCCAGGTTGGTGAAGCTGGAGGTGATGGATTCATCGGTGAGGGAGGCGGAGCCGAAC encodes:
- a CDS encoding DUF4340 domain-containing protein, which translates into the protein MNRSQKKTLLTLVVVVAALAAVLLIVRTLKDRSARQAEEEAAAAEAAGVITEEAAYSALSYDNGTTALSFALDENGNWTWADDPEFPLDDSTVTAIVDLLTALKPQQTITDGDTLEAYGLDDPFATLTATTPEGETLTLALGNATTDGTSYYMLMNGQESPVYIIADTLYTYMSKAIYDMCALPELPLLTEERILSVTLSGTETVTLTPDQDEDADGNVTVTWKSGGEDVTDAAADLIGELEALSITKCVDYKPTDEAVSICGFDEPVTVTMTYLTDSGTEQTLTLAFGTENLDGDGRYVRVDDDTTIYQMDLDSVDALFAAAQNGLTAADAAQNGLTAADAAAETADAADDTAA
- a CDS encoding HAMP domain-containing histidine kinase, encoding MIRKLQVKFVAMCMVMVTAVLAVVFFSAYASAQQNIQIISREVLQRVLRESASNALSRPDIGLDLGDRVVQLPYFTVEVWQRSSGMYSAYVTGGTYANLEDTEELTAIITDCLSQDRTEGTVDSYNLRYLRQDNGLYQKLAFVDMSMEQATLREMMGSYFQIGAASLLLLLGVSILLARWATRPVERAWRQQRQFLSDASHELKTPLTVILSNAEMLQSADLPDRPARWSDNIRSEAGRMKSLVEEMLTLARADNAVRTAVMETVSLTDVAADCALSFEPVAFEAGKPLREDLAGDVTVLGDREKLRQVIAILLDNAVKYGAAGGIITLTLRKTDRQARLTVANPGAPIPPEQLSRLFERFYRADDSRGEQSGFGLGLPIAAAIAAEHRGTLKAESDASSTRFILTLPLKK
- a CDS encoding response regulator transcription factor, with the protein product MNEWILVVDDDAEIAGAIAITLEREGYRCLKAADGLAAVDLALTKPVDLILLDMMMPKLDGLTALLRIREKRNLPVIVLSAKSEDSDKILGLSMGADDYVTKPFNPQELAARVRSQLRRYTQLGDIHARSRAGVLVNGRLAYDPESRQLTADGEPVRLTATETKIVELLMNHPGRVFPAEEIYRRVWGEETAYACENTVMVHIRRIREKVELNPSEPDYIKVVWGIGYKMERHGA
- a CDS encoding response regulator transcription factor, with translation MRVLVIEDEVRLAETLRDLLEMDGYAVDVCHDGETGLDNALSAIYDVILLDVMLPKLDGFTVLRRLRAAGDATPVLMLTARSEVSDKVQGLDCGADYYLTKPFEPRELLACVRALIRRQPELRTGTEGLTCADLRLDRSTFSLSCAERSVRLSRKEFDMMELLMLNQKQVLTKETLLLKIWGYESDAEDNNVEVYISFLRRKLEHLHSAVKIRTIRMVGYCLEAPET